In a genomic window of Variovorax paradoxus:
- the map gene encoding type I methionyl aminopeptidase, with translation MSITYKDAAGIAAMRVACRLASEVLDYLTPFIKPGITTNDVDRLAAEYMVKQGTTSATVGYMGASSVPFPKSLCTSVNHVVCHGIPNDKPLKKGDIMNVDVTVIKDGWFGDNSRMYVVGDASIAAKRLCHITFEAMWHGILQVRPGAHLGDVGHAIQKFAEGQGFSVVREFCGHGVGQRFHEEPQVLHYGRPGTMEELKPGMIFTIEPMINAGKRDVKEDFKGGQYDGWTIVTRDHSLSAQWEHTVLVTETGYEVLTLSEGSPPLPSFVSAIKT, from the coding sequence ATGAGCATTACCTACAAAGACGCCGCGGGCATCGCCGCCATGCGCGTCGCCTGCCGCCTCGCGTCCGAGGTGCTGGACTACCTCACGCCCTTCATCAAGCCCGGCATCACGACCAACGACGTCGACCGCCTGGCCGCCGAGTACATGGTCAAGCAGGGCACCACCTCGGCCACGGTGGGCTACATGGGCGCCAGCAGCGTCCCCTTCCCCAAGTCGCTGTGCACCTCGGTCAACCACGTGGTGTGCCACGGCATCCCGAACGACAAGCCCCTGAAGAAGGGCGACATCATGAATGTCGACGTCACCGTCATCAAGGACGGCTGGTTCGGCGACAACTCCCGCATGTACGTCGTGGGCGACGCCTCGATCGCGGCCAAGCGCCTGTGCCACATCACCTTCGAGGCCATGTGGCACGGCATCCTGCAGGTGCGCCCCGGCGCCCACCTGGGCGACGTGGGCCATGCGATCCAGAAGTTCGCCGAGGGCCAGGGCTTCTCGGTGGTGCGCGAGTTCTGCGGCCACGGCGTGGGCCAGCGCTTCCACGAGGAACCGCAGGTGCTGCACTACGGCCGCCCGGGCACCATGGAAGAACTCAAGCCCGGCATGATCTTCACCATCGAGCCGATGATCAACGCCGGCAAGCGCGACGTGAAGGAAGACTTCAAGGGCGGGCAGTACGACGGCTGGACCATCGTCACGCGCGACCACTCGCTCTCGGCCCAGTGGGAACACACGGTGCTGGTCACCGAGACGGGCTACGAGGTGCTGACCCTGTCCGAGGGCAGCCCGCCGCTGCCCTCGTTCGTGAGCGCCATCAAGACATGA
- a CDS encoding [protein-PII] uridylyltransferase, with product MIEAARHDVATLREAYRAKKLALFETLRFARAPTRSVHTVLRQLAALADENLQTLWQDADFGDGLALVAVGGYGRGELFPYSDVDVLLLLPPEGGEQAVEPARLEAFIGQCWDAGLEIGSSVRTIEECLAEAEKDVTVQTSLLEARLIAGDKKLFATFRKQFGTVIDPQAFFIAKSQEMRHRHQKFDNTPYALEPNCKESPGGLRDLQTILWVAKAAGFGSRWDDLARNGLATPFEAQQIKRNEALLSLIRARLHVIANRREDRLVFDLQTAVAASFGYVSESQRKSSEALMRRYYWAAKAVSQLNQILLLNISERLQPVDELPTPINERFFERAGLIEIARDDLYESEPHAILETFLLYQKTIGVKGLSARTLRALYNARHVMDSKFRNDPANHETFMRTLQQPYGITHAFRLMNQTSVLGRYLRVFRSIVGQMQHDLFHVYTVDQHILMVLRNVRRFFIAEHAHEYPFCSQLAAGWDKPWLLYVAALFHDIAKGRGGDHSTLGARDVARFCKQHGISREDSKLIEFLVSEHLVMSQVAQKQDLSDAEVIGAFAKRVGNERYLTALYLLTVADIRGTSPRVWNAWKGKLLEDLYRYTLRALGGRMPDPDTEVESRKREALVQLALHAQRFEAHKALWDTLDVGYFMRHDASEIAWHAMQLSRFVPPKNVPIDPAAPPVVRAHLSPVGEGLQVVVYTPDQPDLFARICGYFDQASFSILDAKVHTTSNGYALDTFQVVTTFLPDHYRDLINMVETGLAQTLTEAGALPAPSMGRVSRRVRSFPIKPRISLVPDEKAQRWVLSISASDRAGLLYSVARVLARHHLNLQLAKVTTLGERVEDSFLISGPELQGQRTQAAIETELMEALEA from the coding sequence ATGATCGAAGCCGCCCGACACGACGTCGCGACGCTGCGCGAAGCCTACCGCGCGAAGAAGCTCGCCCTTTTCGAGACCCTGCGCTTCGCGCGCGCGCCCACGCGCAGCGTGCACACGGTGCTGCGCCAGCTCGCGGCGCTGGCCGACGAGAACCTGCAGACGCTGTGGCAGGACGCCGATTTCGGCGACGGCCTGGCGCTGGTGGCGGTCGGCGGCTACGGCCGCGGCGAGCTGTTCCCCTACTCGGACGTCGACGTGCTGCTGCTGCTGCCGCCCGAGGGCGGCGAGCAGGCGGTCGAGCCGGCGCGGCTCGAGGCCTTCATCGGCCAGTGCTGGGACGCGGGCCTGGAGATCGGCTCGAGCGTGCGCACGATCGAGGAATGCCTGGCCGAGGCCGAGAAGGACGTCACGGTCCAGACCTCGCTGCTCGAGGCGCGGCTGATCGCGGGCGACAAGAAGCTGTTCGCCACCTTCCGCAAGCAATTCGGCACGGTGATCGACCCGCAGGCCTTCTTCATCGCCAAGTCGCAGGAGATGCGGCACCGGCACCAGAAGTTCGACAACACGCCCTACGCGCTCGAGCCCAACTGCAAGGAGTCGCCGGGCGGCCTGCGCGACCTGCAGACCATCCTCTGGGTCGCCAAGGCCGCGGGTTTCGGCAGCCGCTGGGACGACCTGGCGCGCAACGGCCTGGCCACGCCGTTCGAGGCGCAGCAGATCAAGCGCAACGAGGCGCTGCTGTCGCTGATCCGCGCGCGGCTGCACGTGATCGCGAACCGGCGCGAGGACCGGCTGGTGTTCGACCTGCAGACCGCGGTGGCCGCGAGCTTCGGCTACGTGAGCGAGTCGCAGCGCAAGTCGAGCGAGGCGCTGATGCGGCGCTACTACTGGGCCGCCAAGGCGGTCTCGCAGCTCAACCAGATCCTGCTGCTCAACATCTCGGAGCGGCTGCAGCCGGTGGACGAGCTGCCGACGCCGATCAACGAGCGCTTCTTCGAGCGCGCCGGGCTGATCGAGATCGCGCGCGACGACCTCTACGAGAGCGAGCCGCACGCCATCCTCGAGACCTTCCTGCTCTACCAGAAGACCATCGGGGTGAAGGGCCTGTCGGCGCGCACGCTGCGCGCGCTCTACAACGCGCGCCACGTGATGGACAGCAAGTTCCGCAACGATCCGGCGAACCACGAGACCTTCATGCGGACGCTGCAGCAGCCCTACGGCATCACGCATGCCTTCCGGCTGATGAACCAGACCTCGGTGCTGGGGCGCTACCTGCGCGTGTTCCGCAGCATCGTGGGGCAGATGCAGCACGACCTGTTCCACGTCTACACGGTCGACCAGCACATCCTGATGGTGCTGCGCAACGTGCGGCGCTTCTTCATCGCCGAGCATGCCCACGAGTACCCGTTCTGCTCGCAGCTCGCGGCCGGCTGGGACAAGCCCTGGCTGCTGTACGTGGCCGCGCTGTTCCACGACATCGCCAAGGGCCGCGGCGGCGACCATTCCACGCTGGGCGCGCGCGACGTGGCGCGCTTCTGCAAGCAGCACGGCATCTCGCGCGAAGACTCGAAGCTCATCGAGTTCCTGGTCTCCGAGCACCTGGTGATGAGCCAGGTGGCGCAGAAGCAGGACCTGAGCGACGCCGAGGTGATCGGCGCCTTCGCGAAGCGCGTGGGTAACGAGCGCTACCTCACGGCGCTCTACCTGCTGACCGTGGCCGACATCCGCGGCACCTCGCCGCGCGTGTGGAATGCCTGGAAGGGCAAGCTGCTCGAGGACCTCTACCGCTACACCCTGCGCGCGCTCGGCGGGCGCATGCCCGATCCCGACACCGAGGTCGAGTCGCGCAAACGCGAGGCGCTGGTGCAACTGGCGCTGCATGCCCAGCGCTTCGAGGCGCACAAGGCGCTGTGGGACACGCTCGACGTGGGCTACTTCATGCGCCACGACGCCAGCGAGATCGCCTGGCACGCGATGCAGCTGTCGCGCTTCGTGCCGCCGAAGAACGTGCCGATCGACCCGGCCGCGCCGCCGGTGGTGCGCGCGCACCTGTCGCCGGTGGGCGAAGGGCTGCAGGTGGTGGTCTACACGCCCGACCAGCCCGACCTGTTCGCGCGCATCTGCGGCTATTTCGACCAGGCCTCGTTCAGCATCCTCGACGCCAAGGTCCACACCACGAGCAACGGCTACGCGCTCGACACCTTCCAGGTGGTGACCACCTTCCTGCCCGACCACTACCGCGACCTGATCAACATGGTCGAGACCGGGCTCGCGCAGACCCTGACCGAGGCCGGCGCCCTGCCGGCGCCGAGCATGGGCCGGGTGTCGCGCCGGGTGCGCAGCTTCCCGATCAAGCCGCGCATCAGCCTGGTGCCCGACGAGAAGGCGCAGCGCTGGGTGCTCAGCATCTCGGCCAGCGACCGCGCCGGCCTGCTCTATTCGGTGGCCCGCGTGCTCGCGCGGCACCACCTGAACCTGCAGCTCGCCAAGGTCACGACCCTGGGCGAGCGCGTGGAAGACAGCTTCCTCATCAGCGGTCCCGAACTGCAAGGCCAGCGCACGCAGGCCGCGATCGAGACCGAGCTGATGGAAGCCCTGGAGGCCTGA
- a CDS encoding sensor domain-containing diguanylate cyclase — MDTLLTQLSSSVSSARTLEDLTRPMLEMLEAVTGLESTYLTRIDLEHGLQHILYARNVRQLQIPEGLAVPWGDTLCKRALDEGRVYTDNVAECWGDSDAARELGIQTYVSTPVRTDSGGLYGTLCAASGERQPLPANASNVLGLFARLIGHQVERERLFQQLSEANAELATHAATDALTGLPNRRAFLDGLRRLLAQGQRDGTGVLVAFVDLDGFKKINDVHGHETGDDFLVEIARRLHATLRAGDLLARLGGDEFVVVGPGPALAGGESPAAAEALGQRVAAATVGDFHLGTVRIGYEGASVGAVSVDPRFTTAEEALRLADAAMYLDKRGRSGRPHG; from the coding sequence ATGGACACATTGCTGACCCAGCTTTCGAGTTCCGTATCGTCGGCCAGGACCCTCGAGGATCTGACCCGTCCCATGCTCGAGATGCTCGAGGCCGTGACCGGCCTGGAATCGACCTATCTCACGCGCATCGACCTGGAGCACGGGCTCCAGCACATCCTCTACGCGCGCAACGTGCGCCAGCTGCAGATTCCCGAAGGCCTTGCGGTGCCCTGGGGCGACACCTTGTGCAAGCGCGCCCTCGACGAGGGCCGCGTCTACACCGACAACGTCGCCGAATGCTGGGGTGATTCGGACGCCGCGCGCGAGCTCGGCATCCAGACCTATGTGAGCACCCCGGTGCGCACCGACAGCGGCGGCCTCTACGGCACGCTGTGCGCGGCCAGCGGCGAGCGCCAGCCGCTGCCGGCCAATGCCAGCAACGTGCTGGGCCTGTTCGCGCGGCTGATCGGCCACCAGGTCGAGCGCGAGCGGCTGTTCCAGCAGTTGTCGGAGGCCAACGCCGAGCTCGCCACCCATGCCGCGACCGACGCCCTGACCGGCCTGCCGAACCGGCGCGCCTTCCTCGACGGGCTGCGCCGCCTGCTGGCGCAGGGCCAGCGCGACGGCACCGGCGTGCTGGTCGCCTTCGTCGACCTCGACGGCTTCAAGAAGATCAACGACGTGCACGGCCACGAGACCGGCGACGACTTCCTGGTGGAGATCGCGCGCCGGCTGCACGCCACGCTGCGCGCCGGCGACCTGCTGGCGCGCCTGGGCGGCGACGAGTTCGTGGTGGTCGGCCCGGGCCCCGCGCTCGCGGGCGGCGAGTCGCCGGCCGCGGCCGAGGCGCTCGGCCAGCGCGTGGCGGCGGCCACGGTCGGCGATTTCCATCTCGGCACGGTCCGTATCGGCTACGAAGGCGCCAGCGTGGGCGCGGTGTCGGTCGATCCGCGCTTCACCACGGCCGAGGAGGCGCTGCGCCTGGCCGATGCCGCGATGTACCTGGACAAGCGCGGGCGCAGCGGGCGACCGCACGGATGA
- a CDS encoding diguanylate cyclase, with amino-acid sequence MIGRPRGRLERVFGSLKVRLTLGGIVALAVGIALSTSVLLGIAERDLLAAQQQRELGESARTAALLSRSVVQLQRALLSVSESLDEATLNDPAALARFMDSKPILRGLFTVLYIARPDGEVRILVDAETGVSRPPLPLTQRNYFRRTLAEGRAIVSEPLSGPLSGEPIVVFTQPARNASGIYAVFGGVLRLSSRDLLDGLVDPQAGDDSALLVVTTLDGRVLAHPDHSRIMGSLADEPRLAQAFKAWTAERSPMEPAGVALPQPGEIASAAGVAGPDWMVWRARPQSELTAPFAAARAQSLRWAGLIGLPLALGLLGLLWWGLRPLRLLERRAQHLFDGSMGAADGWPRAGGEIGQLGNVLRRVGIQRAELERLNSESIAKLGSVMRAAPVGIALVRDGRFDLASDELCRLLGCAREDLLGRSTGKVLVPPEPGETPLAALEALAFGADQAYVGECQVQRPDGSRFWARLRSKPVDAARMELGTIWILTDIDQQRRTQAALEWSAAHDSLTGLANRQRFEAHAQRLIAGLPGTMPAAMVFIDLDNFKRVNDTGGHLTGDAMLRAAARAIASRVRAGDLAARLGGDEFVLLLERCRHADAVRVAEAIVTSIAEIAMPSLPADLRIGASIGVASLTPQTLSVDAWLHAADEACYAAKTAGRGVVRAGSAPAERMSG; translated from the coding sequence ATGATCGGCCGGCCACGCGGGCGCCTCGAGCGCGTGTTCGGATCGCTCAAGGTCCGCCTCACCCTGGGCGGCATCGTGGCGCTGGCCGTGGGCATCGCACTGAGCACCAGCGTGCTGCTGGGCATCGCCGAACGCGACCTGCTCGCCGCGCAGCAGCAGCGCGAACTCGGCGAGTCGGCCCGTACCGCCGCCCTGCTCTCGCGCAGCGTGGTCCAGCTGCAGCGCGCGCTGCTGTCGGTTTCCGAATCGCTCGACGAGGCCACGCTGAACGACCCCGCGGCGCTCGCGCGCTTCATGGACAGCAAGCCGATCCTGCGCGGGCTCTTCACCGTGCTCTACATCGCGCGGCCCGACGGCGAGGTGCGCATCCTGGTCGATGCCGAGACCGGCGTCTCGCGCCCGCCGCTGCCGCTGACCCAGCGCAACTACTTCCGCCGCACCCTGGCCGAGGGCCGGGCGATCGTGTCGGAACCGCTGAGCGGCCCGCTGTCTGGCGAGCCGATCGTGGTCTTCACCCAGCCCGCGCGCAATGCGTCGGGCATCTACGCGGTGTTCGGCGGGGTGCTGCGGCTGTCCAGCCGCGACCTGCTCGACGGCCTGGTCGACCCGCAGGCCGGCGACGACAGCGCGCTGCTGGTCGTCACCACGCTCGACGGCCGCGTGCTCGCGCACCCCGACCACAGCCGCATCATGGGCTCGCTCGCCGACGAGCCGCGCCTGGCCCAGGCCTTCAAGGCCTGGACCGCCGAGCGCAGTCCGATGGAACCCGCGGGCGTGGCGCTGCCGCAGCCCGGCGAGATCGCCAGCGCCGCCGGCGTGGCCGGGCCCGACTGGATGGTGTGGCGTGCCCGGCCCCAGTCGGAGCTGACCGCGCCCTTCGCCGCCGCGCGCGCGCAGTCGCTGCGCTGGGCCGGCCTGATCGGCCTGCCGCTGGCGCTGGGACTGCTCGGCCTGCTGTGGTGGGGCCTGCGGCCGCTGCGGCTGCTGGAACGGCGCGCCCAGCACCTGTTCGACGGCAGCATGGGCGCGGCCGATGGCTGGCCGCGCGCGGGCGGCGAGATCGGCCAGCTCGGCAACGTGCTGCGGCGCGTGGGCATCCAGCGCGCCGAGCTCGAGCGCCTCAACAGCGAGAGCATCGCCAAGCTCGGCTCGGTGATGCGCGCGGCGCCGGTCGGCATCGCGCTGGTGCGCGACGGCCGCTTCGACCTCGCGAGCGATGAGCTCTGCCGGCTGCTGGGCTGCGCGCGCGAGGACCTGCTGGGCCGCTCGACCGGCAAGGTGCTGGTGCCGCCCGAGCCCGGCGAGACCCCGCTGGCCGCGCTCGAGGCGCTGGCCTTCGGCGCCGACCAGGCCTACGTGGGCGAATGCCAGGTGCAGCGGCCCGACGGCAGCCGCTTCTGGGCCCGGCTGCGCAGCAAGCCGGTGGACGCGGCGCGCATGGAACTCGGCACGATCTGGATCCTGACCGACATCGACCAGCAGCGCCGCACCCAGGCGGCGCTCGAGTGGTCGGCCGCGCACGACAGCCTGACCGGGCTGGCCAACCGCCAGCGCTTCGAGGCCCATGCGCAGCGGCTGATCGCGGGCCTGCCGGGCACCATGCCGGCCGCCATGGTCTTCATCGATCTCGATAACTTCAAGCGCGTGAACGACACCGGCGGCCACCTGACCGGCGACGCCATGCTGCGCGCGGCCGCCCGCGCCATCGCCTCGCGGGTGCGCGCGGGCGACCTCGCGGCGCGGCTGGGCGGCGACGAGTTCGTGCTGCTGCTCGAGCGCTGCCGCCATGCCGATGCGGTGCGCGTGGCCGAGGCCATCGTGACCTCGATCGCCGAGATCGCCATGCCCTCGCTGCCCGCGGACCTGCGCATCGGCGCGAGCATCGGCGTGGCCAGCCTCACGCCGCAGACCCTGAGCGTGGACGCCTGGCTGCATGCGGCCGACGAGGCCTGCTATGCGGCCAAGACGGCGGGGCGCGGCGTGGTCCGGGCGGGCTCCGCGCCGGCCGAGCGCATGTCGGGCTGA
- the yhjQ gene encoding cellulose synthase operon protein YhjQ, with product MVVIPVISSKGGVGKTTVAANLSTVLAERGHHVLAVDLDPQNALRFHLANDPHQCVEGLAEVAAGQLTWTQAMRPGHGGTVVLPFGTVDDEQQIELEQQLARYPGWLGDTLARFALPDDTLVVLDTPPGPTVYMQQALRTANFCVVTVLADAGSFATLPIIERMVDKYCRPRADYGGSAYVVNQVAPSRRLNHDVFEMLRARLQSELLGVLHQDESVSEALASALPVHRYAPLSQAAQDLSVCADRLLARIAAAAAMRTAHAQPAADPAWQMESR from the coding sequence ATGGTCGTCATCCCCGTCATTTCATCCAAGGGCGGTGTTGGCAAGACCACCGTCGCCGCCAACCTGAGCACCGTGCTCGCCGAACGCGGCCACCATGTGCTGGCGGTCGACCTCGATCCGCAGAACGCGCTGCGCTTCCACCTCGCCAACGATCCGCACCAGTGCGTCGAGGGCCTGGCCGAGGTCGCGGCCGGCCAGCTGACCTGGACCCAGGCGATGCGCCCCGGCCATGGCGGCACGGTGGTGCTGCCCTTCGGCACGGTCGACGACGAACAGCAGATCGAGCTCGAGCAGCAGCTCGCGCGCTACCCCGGCTGGCTCGGCGACACGCTCGCGCGCTTCGCGCTGCCCGACGACACGCTGGTGGTGCTCGACACGCCGCCCGGCCCCACGGTCTACATGCAGCAGGCACTGCGCACGGCGAACTTCTGCGTGGTCACGGTGCTGGCCGATGCCGGCTCCTTCGCCACCCTGCCGATCATCGAGCGCATGGTCGACAAGTACTGCCGCCCGCGCGCCGACTACGGCGGCAGCGCCTACGTGGTGAACCAGGTGGCGCCGAGCCGCCGGCTCAACCACGACGTGTTCGAGATGCTGCGCGCGCGCCTGCAGTCGGAACTGCTGGGCGTGCTGCACCAGGACGAATCGGTGTCCGAGGCGCTGGCCTCGGCGCTGCCGGTGCACCGCTACGCGCCCCTGAGCCAGGCGGCGCAGGACCTCTCGGTGTGCGCCGACCGGCTGCTGGCGCGCATCGCCGCGGCCGCCGCGATGCGCACCGCCCACGCACAGCCCGCGGCCGATCCGGCCTGGCAGATGGAGTCCCGATGA
- the bcsA gene encoding UDP-forming cellulose synthase catalytic subunit yields the protein MGADRPPRPAPAFLRLWPVRLLGWLVLLTAAPALIIAPMTFEQQLVLSVGIFLAAMFVNRFRGHFAGLVLMLLSVIVSSRYTYWRITETMYMDNIVDLVLGVGLLMAELYAFVVLLLGYVQTAWPLGRKPSPLPADPAEWPTIDLFIPTYNEPMSVVRPTVLAAQAIDWPRDKIKIYVLDDGRRPEFREFCDAVGVTHVTRDNNRHAKAGNINAALKNTSAEFVAIFDCDHIPTRSFMQIAMGWFNRDAKLAMVQLPHYFFSADPFERNLDTFGTVPNEGELFYGLIQDGNDLWNASFFCGSCAVLRRTAVEEVGGIAVETVTEDAHTALKMHRRGWNTAYLALPQAAGLATESLSGHVGQRIRWARGMAQIFRVDNPLFGRGLHWAQRLCYLNAMLHFLYGLPRLIYLTAPLAYLYFGASVIHASASMIFAFALPHILHANLTNSRIQGRFRYLLWNEVYEAVLAWYIFRPTLVALINPKLGSFNVTAKGGLIQEQYFDTSIAKASLVLLALNFIGVALGIWRLTWVDPQNIATVWLNLAWTIYNLMILGACVAAANESRQVRAAHRVTLDVPAALYFANGHSMRCNTFDFSTGGLGLELPTEVKLAPDEPIEVALFRGDAESRFPATVRFSNGKRLGIRFAPMSFAQERALVQCTTARADIWAARWGNHPRVGVHRVLAHLTSISLVGFKDMFSHYYRAGLSRLRLPKRSVGTKKEPA from the coding sequence CTGGGCGCCGACCGCCCGCCGCGACCCGCGCCGGCCTTCCTGCGCCTGTGGCCGGTGCGGCTGCTGGGCTGGCTGGTCCTGCTGACGGCGGCGCCGGCGCTGATCATCGCGCCCATGACCTTCGAGCAGCAGCTGGTGCTGTCGGTCGGCATCTTCCTGGCCGCGATGTTCGTGAACCGCTTCCGCGGCCATTTCGCGGGCCTGGTGCTGATGCTGCTGTCGGTGATCGTCTCCTCGCGCTACACCTATTGGCGCATCACCGAGACGATGTACATGGACAACATCGTCGACCTGGTGCTGGGCGTGGGCCTGCTCATGGCCGAGCTCTACGCCTTCGTGGTGCTGCTGCTGGGCTACGTCCAGACCGCCTGGCCGCTGGGCCGCAAGCCCTCGCCGCTGCCCGCGGACCCGGCCGAGTGGCCGACCATCGACCTGTTCATCCCGACCTACAACGAGCCGATGTCGGTGGTGCGCCCGACGGTGCTGGCCGCGCAGGCCATCGACTGGCCGCGCGACAAGATCAAGATCTACGTGCTCGACGACGGCCGGCGCCCCGAGTTCCGCGAGTTCTGCGATGCCGTGGGCGTGACCCACGTCACGCGCGACAACAACCGCCACGCCAAGGCCGGCAACATCAACGCCGCGCTCAAGAACACCAGCGCCGAGTTCGTCGCGATCTTCGACTGCGACCACATCCCCACGCGCTCGTTCATGCAGATCGCGATGGGCTGGTTCAACCGCGATGCGAAGCTGGCCATGGTCCAGCTGCCCCACTATTTCTTCTCGGCCGACCCCTTCGAGCGCAACCTCGACACCTTCGGCACGGTGCCCAACGAGGGCGAGCTGTTCTACGGCCTGATCCAGGACGGCAACGACCTCTGGAACGCCAGCTTCTTCTGCGGTTCGTGCGCGGTGCTGCGCCGCACGGCGGTCGAGGAAGTCGGCGGCATCGCGGTCGAGACCGTGACCGAGGACGCCCACACCGCGCTGAAGATGCACCGCCGCGGCTGGAACACCGCCTACCTCGCGCTGCCGCAGGCCGCGGGCCTCGCGACCGAAAGCCTCTCGGGCCACGTGGGCCAGCGCATCCGCTGGGCGCGCGGCATGGCGCAGATCTTCCGCGTCGACAACCCGCTGTTCGGCCGCGGGCTGCACTGGGCACAGCGGCTGTGCTACCTGAACGCGATGCTGCACTTCCTGTACGGGCTGCCGCGGCTCATCTACCTGACGGCGCCGCTGGCCTACCTGTACTTCGGCGCGAGCGTGATCCACGCCTCGGCATCGATGATCTTCGCCTTCGCGCTGCCGCACATCCTGCACGCCAACCTGACCAACAGCCGAATACAGGGGCGTTTCCGCTACCTGCTGTGGAACGAGGTCTACGAGGCGGTGCTGGCCTGGTACATCTTCCGGCCCACGCTGGTGGCGCTGATCAATCCCAAGCTCGGCAGCTTCAACGTGACGGCCAAGGGCGGCCTGATCCAGGAGCAGTACTTCGACACCTCGATCGCGAAGGCCAGCCTGGTGCTGCTGGCGCTGAACTTCATCGGCGTGGCGCTCGGCATCTGGCGCCTGACCTGGGTCGATCCGCAGAACATCGCCACCGTGTGGCTGAACCTGGCCTGGACCATCTACAACCTCATGATCCTCGGCGCCTGCGTGGCGGCCGCCAACGAGTCGCGCCAGGTGCGTGCCGCCCACCGCGTGACGCTCGACGTGCCGGCGGCGCTGTACTTCGCCAACGGCCACTCGATGCGCTGCAACACCTTCGACTTCTCGACCGGCGGCCTGGGCCTCGAGCTGCCGACCGAGGTCAAGCTGGCGCCCGACGAACCGATCGAGGTGGCGCTGTTCCGCGGCGACGCGGAATCGCGCTTCCCGGCCACCGTGCGCTTCAGCAACGGCAAGCGCCTGGGCATCCGCTTCGCGCCGATGAGCTTCGCGCAGGAGCGCGCGCTGGTGCAGTGCACGACCGCGCGCGCCGACATCTGGGCCGCGCGCTGGGGCAACCATCCGCGCGTGGGCGTGCACCGCGTGCTGGCCCACCTGACGAGCATCAGCCTGGTCGGCTTCAAGGACATGTTCTCCCATTACTACCGGGCCGGCCTCTCGCGGCTGCGGCTGCCCAAGCGCTCTGTCGGAACGAAGAAGGAACCCGCGTGA